One Bufo gargarizans isolate SCDJY-AF-19 chromosome 4, ASM1485885v1, whole genome shotgun sequence DNA window includes the following coding sequences:
- the NCOA7 gene encoding nuclear receptor coactivator 7 isoform X3, translating to MAAGSHSSPAATMSRPRKPLNIRILYIANGLQESYVQIITVEEAKRRKSTCSYDDEKEGEETLEDFLPDLKQKSNLLEDTHIEKLAHRLPARVQGYPWHLVYSTHQHGTSLKTLYRNVCSIDRPVLLVVKDMDNQVFGAYATHPFRISDHYYGTGETFLFTFNPDFKAFKWSGENSYFINGDTTSLELGGGGGRSGLWLDCDLYHGRSNPCATFNNDILSKKEDFIVQDLEVWTFD from the exons ATGGCTGCAGGTTCTCACTCATCTCCAGCAGCTACAATGAGTAGACCTAGAAAACCACTGAACATCAGAATCCTCTACATTGCAAATGGGCTTCAAGAGTCTTATGTGcag ATCATCACCGTAGAAGAGGCCAAGCGTCGGAAAAGTACCTGCAGCTATGATGATGAAAAGGAGGGGGAAGAGACACTGGAAGATTTTCTGCCAGATTTGAAACAGAAAAGCAATTTGCTGGAAGACACACACATTGAAAAG TTGGCCCACAGACTGCCCGCTAGGGTTCAAGGATATCCTTGGCATCTGGTTTACAGTACACATCAGCATGGGACCAGCCTGAAGACCTTGTACAGGAACGTATGTTCTATAGACAGACCAGTACTCTTGGTAGTCAAAGACATGGACAACCAG GTATTCGGGGCATATGCAACACACCCTTTCAGGATCAGTGATCATTATTATGGCACTGGGGAAACTTTCCTGTTCACCTTCAACCCAGATTTTAAA GCTTTCAAATGGAGTGGAGAGAATTCTTACTTCATCAATGGAGATACCACTTCCTTGGAGCTTGGTGGTGGAGG TGGTCGATCTGGACTATGGCTGGACTGTGATTTGTATCATGGACGCAGTAACCCCTGTGCTACATTCAACAATGATATTTTATCCAAGAAAGAAGACTTCATTGTGCAAGATCTAGAAGTATGGACCTTTGACTAA